The Anabas testudineus chromosome 14, fAnaTes1.2, whole genome shotgun sequence genome includes a region encoding these proteins:
- the LOC113170783 gene encoding vasodilator-stimulated phosphoprotein-like, with amino-acid sequence MSESSICHVRATVMLYDDTSKRWVPAGSDSPSFSRVQIYHNPVANTFRVVGRKLQADQQVVINCPIVRGMKYNQATANFHQWRDPKQVWGLNFCSKEDATLFASCMMHALETLNAGPVQNGPSAQELEHQRRLEQERQEQQEKEYQERERQASAAAVTPPAPPPLSSPSAPPAPPPPPGPPPSSATCPPAPPPPPSGGIPPAPPPPPAGGSGGGGGNDLAAALAGAKLRKTAKDEGGAATPAPKPAPSSGGGGGGDLMGEMSAILARRRKASNVPAVKKEEAHNEDSDSSTSKSSGPVEICEKPKDKFGSMSRPKTSTTNQKHLSQSPSSSNSTSSPVSRMKLVKKNSDGAESETDMERIKQEILEEVKKELHKVKDEIIEALIQQLQSAELKHDD; translated from the exons ATGAG TGAGTCCAGTATCTGCCATGTGAGGGCAACAGTGATGCTGTATGATGACACCAGTAAACGCTGGGTGCCAGCAGGCTCTGACAGTCCTTCCTTCAGCCGTGTCCAGATCTATCACAACCCTGTGGCAAACACCTTCAGAGTGGTTGGCCGCAAACTGCAAGCCGACCAACAG GTGGTAATCAACTGTCCCATAGTCAGAGGGATGAAGTATAATCAAGCCACAGCAAACTTCCACCAGTGGCGGGACCCCAAACAGGTGTGGGGACTGAATTTTTGCAGTAAAGAGGATGCTACTCTTTTTGCCAGCTGCATGATGCATGCTTTAGAGACTCTTAATGCag GCCCTGTTCAGAATGGACCTTCTGCACAGGAGCTGGAACACCAAAGACG ACTAGAGCAAGAGAgacaggagcagcaggagaaggagtatcaggagagagagaggcaggcctctgctgctgctgttacccctcctgctcctcctcccctATCTTCCCCGTCTGCCCCACCAGCACCCCCACCACCTCCAGGCCCACCACCTTCCTCTGCAACATGCCCACCcgcacctccaccacctccttctGGCGGCATTCCTcctgcaccaccaccaccccctgcTGGAGGAAGCGGAGGTGGTGGTGGAAACGATCTGGCTGCAGCTCTGGCAGGAGCCAAACTGCGTAAAACAGCGAAG GATGAGGGAGGAGCAGCAACCCCAGCCCCCAAACCAGCACCATCAtctggtggaggtggaggaggtgacCTAATGGGAGAAATGAGTGCCATACTTGCCAGGAG GAGGAAAGCGTCTAATGTTCCCGCAGTAAAAAAGGAGGAAGCTCACAAT GAGGATTCTGACTCCTCAACTTCAAAATCCTCAGGACCAGTAG AAATCTGTGAAAAACCTAAGGACAAATTTGGCAGTATGTCAAG GCCCAAAACTTCAACAACCAATCAAAAGCACTTAAGCCAAAGTCCCAGCTCATCTAACTCCACCAGTTCACCAGTGTCAAG GATGAAGCTTGTGAAAAAGAACTCAGATGGGGCTGAAAGTGAGACTGATATGGAACGAATCAAACAG GAAATACTTGAAGAAGTGAAAAAGGAACTTCACAAAGTGAAGGATGAGATCATTGAAG CACTCATTCAACAGCTTCAGAGTGCAGAGCTCAAGCATGACGACTGA